TCCGCACGCCGCTCAACGGCGTGCTCGGCCTCGCGCAATTGCTGGCGGCGACGCGGCTCGACGCCGAGCAGGCGAGCTATGTCGACGCGATCGCCGCCTCCGGCCGTTCGCTCGCCCAGCTCATCGACGATATTCTCGATTTCTCCAAGATCGAGGCGGGCAAGATCGAGCTCGAGGTCGAGCCTTTCGCTCTGACGCCGCTCGTCGAAGGCGTCGTGGAGCTGCTGGCGCCGCGCGCGCAGGCCAAGCATCTCGAGATCGCGAGCTATATCGCGCCGGACGCGCCGGAGACCGTCGCCGGAGACGCCGCGCGCGTGCGCCAGATTCTCGTCAATCTCGCCGGCAATGCGGTGAATTTCACCGCGAGCGGCGGCGTCGGCCTCAGCGTCGAGCGCGACGCCAAAGGCGCGCTCGTCTTTCGTGTCGCCGACACCGGGCCGGGGGTCGCGCCGGCGGCGCGCGAGATCATCTTCGAGGAATTCGAGCAGGGCGACGGCTCCTCGACGCGCCGGCACGGCGGCACCGGCCTCGGCCTCGCCATCTCGCGCCATCTCGCCGCGCTGATGGGCGGCCGGCTGGAGATCGAAGAGGGGTCGGGCTCGAGCTCGGGCGCCGTCTTCGCCTTCACTCTGCCGCGCGGGCCGCACGCCCTCTTCGACGACCGCGCGCGCGAGCGCAAGAAGCCGCTCGCCGGCTCCAGCGTGTTGATCGTCTCTCCGACGATCTTCGAAGGCCCCTTCATGGCCGAGATCCTGCGCGGCGCCGGGGCGCAGGCGGAGATCGCGCGCGACGAGGCGCGCGGCGCCGACCTCCTCGGCGCAGCGACGGAGGGGCAGTTCGATTGCGTCGTCGTCGACTGCGCCTTCGGCGAGGCGGCGACCGAGCGTCTCGCGGACGAAGCGCGGCGCGCCGGCGCCGGCCGCGTGTTCCTGATGTTTTCGCCCATGGAGCGGCGCGCCTTCGGCGAGGCGGCGCTGCGCCATTTCGACGGCTGGCTGGTGAAGCCGGTGCGCGCGGCCTCGCTCGTCGAGCGCCTGTCGACAGCCCCGCCGCCGACGCGCAACGAGACGGGATTCGTCGCGCCGGCGCCGACGCTCGCCGGACGGCGCGTGCTCGTCGCCGAGGACAATGACGTCAATGCGCTGATCGTCTGCCGTCATCTCGAGAAGCTCGGCGCGCTGGTCACGCGCGCCGAGGACGGCGCCCGCGCCGTCGAGCTCGCGCGAACCGCGATCGGCGGGCGCATGCGGCCTTTCGACGTCATTTTGATGGATGTGTTCATGCCCGAGCTCGACGGGCTCGAGGCGACCCGCCTGATTCGGGCTGAGGAGGCGCGCATGGGCGCGAGCCGGCGCCCGATCGTCGCGCTGACCGCCAGCGCGCTCGAGGAGGACGAGCGCGCCGCGCGCGGCGCCGGCGTCGACTTCCTGCTGACGAAGCCGGTCGAATTCGACGCTCTGTCGGAGGCGATCCTGGAGGCGATCGAAGGCTCCCGCCGCCGCGCGGCCGGGGCCCGCGAAGCGATCTGACCTTTTGCGATCCTGCGCCGCGCTTCGCCGCAGCCACAAAAAAGAAAAAATTTCGCCCTGCGCCCGCGTCACAATGGGCGCGCGGGGAGATTGCGAACGGTCACGCCCGAGTCGTGGAGAACAGAATGTCGAGACGAAAAAATTTGCTGCTCGCGGGACTGATGACGCCATCGCTGGCGCTCGGCCCGCAAGCCGCCGTCGTCGCGCCGGCCGCGGCCGGCGAAGGCCTCGTGCTGGCGCAGGCCGCGCCGCCGGGCGTCGATCCGAACCCGAATCACGACAGGCGCTCGCCGCTGCAGCGACCGGCTCCGGCTCCCGCTCCGGCTCCGGCCCCCGCTCCACGACTAGCGCCGCCGCCATCCGCTGCGCCCTTCCACCCCGCGCCCGCCCTGCATGCGCCTGCGCCACAGCCTAGCCCGCGCCCGGCGCCGCAACCCGCCCCATACCCCGGAGCCGGCGCCCCGCCGCCGCACCCCCAATTGCGCGCAGCGCCCCCGCACGAGGCTCCGGCACGCGCGCCCGTAGCGCCGGCGATCATCTATTCGCCGCAGCAGCCCGCGCCGATTCGGCAAGCTCCGCCGCCGCATCCGGCGCCGTCGCTCCGCCCGCCGGCCGCGCCGAGCAGCCCCGCTGCTCCCGCTCCCGCTGCAGGCTCGCTCGCTCCTCCGGCGCCGCGTGAAGGCCATGCGCCGCCCTTGCGTCCGGCCCCGCAGGCTCCGGTCGCTGCGCCGGCCGGCGGACCACAAACCGGCGCCGCCCCCGTCGTCGCGACGCCTCCTCGTTCGGAGGCCCCTCCCGCCGGCGGCGCCCAGAGCGGTCCTCGAGGCGACCATCCGGGAGCGCCCCCGCATCTCGGCGGCCCGCAACCGGCGCCCGCCGAAAGCGGCGAATCCGAGCCCCTGGCGCCGCATGGCCGACCGCCGGCGTCGCCTGCGCAAAGCGGTAATTTCCTCCCCGCGTCGCCCCCGCCCGGCGCGGCGCCGCGTCCCAACGGCCCGCCGCCCAGCGGCCCGGCCGGAGATCACAGCGGTCGCCTCCCGCCGCCCGTCGGCCCCGGCGCGCCGCCTGCCGGCGCCCCGCCCCAGGCGGCCGCCCCCTTTGGAGCGCCGCCGCCCGCTCCGCCTCACGCCGGCGGACCGCGCGTTTCGCCAGCCGCCGCGGCGGCCATCGGCGCGGCGGCCGGCCTCGTCGGCGGCTTCGTGCTGAGCCAGCCGGGCTCGCATCGCCTGGACGACGTCCACTCGCGCCGGCAGCAATTCGAGCGCGACGGCGTCTTCGTCGTGCAGGAGCCCGGCCGCACCATCGTGCGCGACGGCGACGGCGCCTTTATCCGCCACGACGAGAACGAACGCTTCCGCGAGCTCGGCGGCAATCTGCGCAGCGAAAAGCGCGGCGGCGAATATGTGAGCGTCTACGCCCGACGCGACGGCGGCGAAGTGCTGACCTTCACCGACGCCAATGGCGTGCTGCTGCGCCGGCTGCGCCGCTTCCCCGACGGCCGGGAGATCATTCTCATCGACAATGGCTTCCGCGGCCCGCCGCGCGGCTTCGCGGAGGAGGTCGTCGTGCTGCCGCCGCCGCCGATCGAGATCGCGCCCGACGCCTATGTCGTCGATTACGGCGCGGCCGACGAGCGTCTGCTCTATGAGACGCTGACGGCGCCGCCGCTCGCGCCCATGCCGCGCCGCTACACGCTGGACGAAATCCGCTACAGTTCGTCGCTGCGCGCCTATACGCGCAGCGTCGACATAGACACGATCAATTTCGACACCGGCTCCTGGGCGATCACGCCGGATCAGGCGCAGCGGCTCGTGCTCGTCGCCGAGGCGCTCAATGAGGCGATCAGGCGCAATCCGGCGGAAGTGTTCCTCATCGAGGGCCACACCGACGCGGTCGGCTCGGACATCGACAATCTGTCGCTCTCCGATCATCGCGCGCAGGCGGTGGCGACGATCTTGTCGCGCGACTTCGGCGTGCCGCCCGAAAATCTGACGACGCAGGGCTATGGCGAGCAACATCTCAAAGTGCAGACGCAAGGCCCCTCGCGCGAGAACCGCCGCGTGACCGTGCGTCGCATCACGCCGCTGCTGAACGGCCCGCAGGCCCAGACGCAGCGACGCTGAGCGAATGACGACGGCGCGCAGACTCTCGCGCGCCGTCGCTTCCGACGCGGGAGTCCGAGAGTCTCTCCGTGTTTCAATGAAACACGGAGAGACTCTCGGCTTTTGTTTTCGCGACGAGAGCCTGAAGGCTCGCGGTCCAGATCCCGCGTCGTCACAAAAGTTTCGCCCGCTCGTGATCTAACGATCCGAGGCGCTCGCGACAAAAGCGCGAGCGCGACAAGAGCGGAGACGATACGCGAAATGTGGGCGATCCACGCCGACGCCGGCCGCAAGATCATCGCCGGCGCCTTTCCTCTGCTGCAGCCGCAGAATTTCCTGAAGCCGAAAAAGAAGAAGCACGGCTCGCTCGAAGGCCCGCTCGCGCGGCTCGGCGCGCTCGAGGTGCGGCTCGCCTGCGGCAAGAAGGAAATCCGCAAGGCGCAGCGGCTGCGCTTCAAAGTCTTCTTCCGCAAGGGCGGCGCCACGCCGGACGCCAAAGCCGCGATCACGCGCCGCGACGCCGATCGCTTCGACAAATTCTGCGATCATCTCATCGTGATCGATCACGAGGCGCGCAATCGCTTCGGCAAGATCAAGCCCAAGGTGGTCGGCGCCTATCGCCTGCTGCGCGACGACGTCGCGGAGAAAAAGGGCGGATTCTATTCGGCCGGCGAATATGACATTGCGCCGCTGCTCGCGCGCCACAGCGGCATGCGCTTTCTCGAGCTCGGCCGCTCTTGCGTGCTCGAGCAATATCGCGGCAAGCGCACGATCGAGCTCTTGTGGCGCGGCATACTCGCCTATGTGCGCCATCATCGCATCGACGCGATGATCGGCTGCGCGAGCCTCGAGGGCGCCAATCCGCTCGCCCATGCGGCGGCGCTGAGCTTTCTCGCGCATCATGCGCGCGCGCAAGACGACTGGCGCGTGAGCGCGCGGCGCGAATTGCATGTGCCGATGGATATGCTCGCCGCGGAAGCCGTCGACACGCGCAAGGCGATGAGCGCGCTGCCGCCGCTGATCAAGGGCTATTTGCGCGCAGGCGCGAAATTCGGCGACGGCGCCGTCGTCGATCGCAAATTCAACACGACGGATGTTTTCGTCATCATGCGCGTCGCGGAGATCGACGCGCGCTATCTCGATTATTTCGGTCCGTCGGAAGCGCGCCACGCGGCGTGATATGGTTTCCGCATGACCGTCATTGCTTCGCTTCGCTCGCAATGACGGCCGGAAATTACGGCGCCCTTCCGTCGCAGTGACGCGCGATGCTCGCAGCGCTCAGCCGAAGGCGAAGCCGGAGATCGCCTTGCCGGCGATCGAATCGTGAAAGACACGGCGCCCGACATCCGCGCCGGCGGCGCCGGCGACCACCATCAGCGGCAGAAGATGCTCCTCGCGCGGATGGCAATCGCGCGCGAAAGGCGCTTGCCTCCAGCGCTCGAGCAGAGCATCGCGCTCTTTCGCCTCGGGCTTC
This genomic window from Methylosinus sp. H3A contains:
- a CDS encoding ATP-binding protein; the protein is MPPVPNCVFVAFAFLVTLVAAGWLWFLRARRALRRRAVETELEGLRDEIWELRAAAAARDRAEAASQAKSRFLATVSHEIRTPLNGVLGLAQLLAATRLDAEQASYVDAIAASGRSLAQLIDDILDFSKIEAGKIELEVEPFALTPLVEGVVELLAPRAQAKHLEIASYIAPDAPETVAGDAARVRQILVNLAGNAVNFTASGGVGLSVERDAKGALVFRVADTGPGVAPAAREIIFEEFEQGDGSSTRRHGGTGLGLAISRHLAALMGGRLEIEEGSGSSSGAVFAFTLPRGPHALFDDRARERKKPLAGSSVLIVSPTIFEGPFMAEILRGAGAQAEIARDEARGADLLGAATEGQFDCVVVDCAFGEAATERLADEARRAGAGRVFLMFSPMERRAFGEAALRHFDGWLVKPVRAASLVERLSTAPPPTRNETGFVAPAPTLAGRRVLVAEDNDVNALIVCRHLEKLGALVTRAEDGARAVELARTAIGGRMRPFDVILMDVFMPELDGLEATRLIRAEEARMGASRRPIVALTASALEEDERAARGAGVDFLLTKPVEFDALSEAILEAIEGSRRRAAGAREAI
- a CDS encoding OmpA family protein, which codes for MSRRKNLLLAGLMTPSLALGPQAAVVAPAAAGEGLVLAQAAPPGVDPNPNHDRRSPLQRPAPAPAPAPAPAPRLAPPPSAAPFHPAPALHAPAPQPSPRPAPQPAPYPGAGAPPPHPQLRAAPPHEAPARAPVAPAIIYSPQQPAPIRQAPPPHPAPSLRPPAAPSSPAAPAPAAGSLAPPAPREGHAPPLRPAPQAPVAAPAGGPQTGAAPVVATPPRSEAPPAGGAQSGPRGDHPGAPPHLGGPQPAPAESGESEPLAPHGRPPASPAQSGNFLPASPPPGAAPRPNGPPPSGPAGDHSGRLPPPVGPGAPPAGAPPQAAAPFGAPPPAPPHAGGPRVSPAAAAAIGAAAGLVGGFVLSQPGSHRLDDVHSRRQQFERDGVFVVQEPGRTIVRDGDGAFIRHDENERFRELGGNLRSEKRGGEYVSVYARRDGGEVLTFTDANGVLLRRLRRFPDGREIILIDNGFRGPPRGFAEEVVVLPPPPIEIAPDAYVVDYGAADERLLYETLTAPPLAPMPRRYTLDEIRYSSSLRAYTRSVDIDTINFDTGSWAITPDQAQRLVLVAEALNEAIRRNPAEVFLIEGHTDAVGSDIDNLSLSDHRAQAVATILSRDFGVPPENLTTQGYGEQHLKVQTQGPSRENRRVTVRRITPLLNGPQAQTQRR
- a CDS encoding GNAT family N-acetyltransferase; the protein is MWAIHADAGRKIIAGAFPLLQPQNFLKPKKKKHGSLEGPLARLGALEVRLACGKKEIRKAQRLRFKVFFRKGGATPDAKAAITRRDADRFDKFCDHLIVIDHEARNRFGKIKPKVVGAYRLLRDDVAEKKGGFYSAGEYDIAPLLARHSGMRFLELGRSCVLEQYRGKRTIELLWRGILAYVRHHRIDAMIGCASLEGANPLAHAAALSFLAHHARAQDDWRVSARRELHVPMDMLAAEAVDTRKAMSALPPLIKGYLRAGAKFGDGAVVDRKFNTTDVFVIMRVAEIDARYLDYFGPSEARHAA